A region of Mesorhizobium sp. AR02 DNA encodes the following proteins:
- the araD1 gene encoding AraD1 family protein produces MRLVQFRMPDGSRRVGRVSDDGNHLHPLDKTSSMLELAEAAIAEGTSIAALVEKRTGTTTVDYDELLRDGRVLAPVDHPEPSRFLVTGTGLTHTGSAAARNQMHVLTHGEGANESDSLKIFRMGLEGGKPGAGKIGMQPEWFFKGVGTCVVPPGADLPMPAFAKAGAEEAEIVGLYLNGPDGHPYRIGYALGNEYSDHVTEGENYLYLAHSKLRSCSIGPELLIGDLPEEVRGHSRILRDGAVIWEQEFLSGEAHMSHSIANLEHFHFRYPMHRRAGDLHAYFFGAAVMSYASGIKTASGDEYEIQAQTFGKPLRNRMVSVPDEGLVTVTPL; encoded by the coding sequence ATGCGTCTTGTTCAGTTCAGAATGCCGGATGGCAGCAGGCGGGTCGGCCGCGTCTCCGATGACGGCAATCACTTGCACCCACTCGATAAGACCAGCTCCATGCTGGAACTCGCCGAAGCAGCGATCGCTGAGGGCACATCCATCGCAGCGCTGGTCGAGAAGCGGACCGGCACGACTACGGTCGACTATGACGAGCTGCTGCGCGATGGCCGCGTTCTGGCCCCCGTCGACCACCCGGAACCGTCGCGCTTCCTGGTCACCGGTACCGGCCTGACCCACACCGGAAGTGCCGCCGCGCGCAACCAGATGCATGTTCTGACCCATGGCGAAGGTGCCAACGAATCCGATTCCCTGAAAATCTTCCGCATGGGCCTGGAGGGCGGCAAGCCTGGCGCTGGCAAGATCGGGATGCAGCCTGAATGGTTCTTCAAGGGCGTCGGCACTTGTGTCGTGCCTCCCGGTGCCGACCTGCCGATGCCGGCATTCGCGAAGGCCGGGGCAGAGGAAGCCGAAATCGTCGGACTTTATCTCAATGGGCCGGACGGCCATCCCTATCGCATCGGCTATGCGCTCGGAAACGAATATTCCGACCACGTGACGGAGGGCGAGAACTACCTCTACCTCGCCCATTCCAAGCTTCGCTCCTGCTCGATCGGCCCCGAACTGCTGATCGGCGATTTGCCCGAAGAAGTGCGCGGCCATTCCCGCATCCTGCGCGACGGCGCTGTTATCTGGGAGCAGGAATTCCTGTCGGGCGAAGCGCACATGTCGCACTCGATCGCCAATCTCGAACATTTCCATTTCCGCTACCCGATGCACCGCCGGGCGGGCGACCTGCACGCCTATTTCTTCGGCGCGGCGGTGATGAGCTACGCCTCCGGCATCAAGACGGCTTCCGGCGACGAGTATGAAATCCAGGCACAGACATTCGGCAAGCCGCTGCGCAACCGGATGGTGTCGGTGCCGGACGAGGGACTGGTCACCGTCACCCCGCTGTGA
- a CDS encoding ABC transporter substrate-binding protein — translation MGLKKAFLRLATIGLGIGLMTSAALAANLRVLAWDGYADPDWVKDFTAATGIGVDVVFIGSDDEIWAKIKGSEGQDFDVFAVNTAQLQRYIKADLVSPIDITKLPNQKDVLPRFRDLSQVSGDTKDGKVYGIPFCFDSIGLIYDTDKVKPAPTSMSVLWDPAYKGKILAYDNGEHNFSFTALTLGYKDPFNLDAEQMAAVKAKLVELKRNVLSFYTTADEAQQIYQNNDVALIWANYGQQQVKALQKIGAHVAYVNPSEGALAWLDNWVISKGVRDNAAAEKWIDFMLTKKVSGALSERTGFGNTVVESSSAGGNDKLVWLNNVEDPLKRSDLWNEIKATP, via the coding sequence ATGGGACTGAAGAAAGCGTTTCTAAGACTAGCGACAATCGGCCTCGGCATCGGCCTGATGACCTCGGCGGCGTTGGCCGCGAACCTGCGCGTGCTGGCCTGGGACGGCTATGCCGACCCGGACTGGGTGAAGGACTTCACCGCCGCCACCGGCATCGGCGTCGATGTCGTCTTCATCGGCAGCGATGACGAGATCTGGGCCAAGATCAAGGGCAGCGAAGGCCAGGATTTCGACGTCTTCGCCGTCAACACCGCTCAATTGCAGCGCTACATCAAGGCCGATCTGGTGTCGCCGATCGACATCACGAAACTGCCCAACCAGAAGGACGTGCTGCCGCGCTTCCGCGATCTGTCCCAGGTCAGCGGCGACACCAAGGACGGCAAGGTCTACGGCATTCCGTTCTGCTTCGATTCCATCGGGCTGATCTACGACACCGACAAGGTCAAGCCGGCGCCGACATCGATGTCGGTGCTGTGGGACCCGGCGTACAAGGGCAAGATCCTGGCCTACGACAATGGCGAGCACAATTTCTCGTTCACCGCGCTGACGCTCGGCTACAAGGATCCGTTCAACCTCGACGCAGAGCAGATGGCGGCGGTCAAGGCCAAGCTGGTCGAACTCAAGCGCAATGTGCTGAGCTTCTACACCACCGCCGACGAGGCGCAGCAGATCTACCAGAACAATGACGTTGCCTTGATCTGGGCCAATTACGGCCAGCAGCAAGTCAAGGCGCTGCAGAAGATCGGTGCCCATGTCGCCTACGTCAATCCGAGCGAAGGTGCGCTGGCCTGGCTCGACAATTGGGTGATCTCCAAGGGCGTCCGCGACAATGCAGCGGCCGAGAAATGGATCGACTTCATGCTGACCAAGAAGGTCAGCGGCGCGCTTTCCGAGCGCACCGGCTTCGGCAACACCGTGGTCGAATCCAGCAGCGCCGGCGGCAACGACAAGCTGGTCTGGCTCAACAATGTCGAGGATCCGCTCAAGCGCTCGGATCTGTGGAACGAGATCAAGGCGACACCCTGA
- a CDS encoding ABC transporter ATP-binding protein has product MNQNADLLTLRSVSKSYGTVPVLHDIDLSIKDGEFLTVLGPSGSGKTTVLRLIGGLEPLTAGEIRLDGQDISRMPINKRPFNTVFQDYALFPHMTVSGNVGYGLSVRHVKRKEIARRVAEALELVQLGRFADRFPAQLSGGQRQRVALARALICQPRLILLDEPLAALDLELRRQMQEFLKSIQREIKTTFLFVTHDQEEAIGMADRICVMQAGHIRQLGTPHDLYYKPNCEFVARFFGENNLVAGKLGPVQGDQRPIETALGRLVCSISDQPHLKAAVDGASAFAAFRPEALRLADAADSGNRFSGTIADLAFAGSSTVATISAGTDTAAQRLRLRMPSRIDGSALKSGETVALSFAPHEGHLVLV; this is encoded by the coding sequence ATGAACCAGAACGCCGACCTGCTGACGCTGCGGTCCGTCTCGAAATCCTACGGCACGGTTCCCGTGCTGCACGACATCGACCTGTCGATCAAGGACGGCGAGTTCCTGACCGTGCTTGGACCGTCGGGCTCGGGCAAGACCACGGTGCTGCGGCTGATCGGCGGGCTCGAGCCATTGACTGCAGGCGAGATCCGCCTAGACGGCCAGGACATCAGCCGCATGCCGATCAACAAGCGGCCGTTCAACACCGTGTTCCAGGACTATGCGCTGTTCCCGCATATGACCGTTTCCGGCAATGTCGGCTATGGGCTTTCGGTGCGCCATGTCAAGCGCAAGGAGATCGCACGCCGTGTCGCGGAGGCGCTGGAGCTGGTGCAGCTCGGGCGTTTCGCCGACCGTTTTCCGGCGCAGCTTTCCGGCGGCCAGCGCCAGCGCGTCGCGCTCGCCCGGGCGCTGATCTGCCAGCCGCGCCTGATCCTGCTCGACGAGCCGCTCGCCGCGCTCGATCTCGAACTGCGCCGGCAGATGCAGGAGTTCCTGAAATCCATCCAGCGCGAGATCAAGACCACCTTCCTGTTCGTCACCCATGACCAGGAAGAAGCCATCGGCATGGCCGACCGGATCTGCGTCATGCAGGCCGGCCATATCCGTCAGCTCGGCACGCCGCACGACCTCTATTACAAGCCGAATTGCGAGTTCGTAGCGCGTTTCTTCGGCGAGAACAATCTGGTGGCCGGAAAGCTCGGCCCCGTTCAGGGCGACCAGCGGCCGATTGAGACCGCACTTGGGCGCCTCGTCTGTTCGATCAGCGACCAGCCGCATCTGAAGGCTGCGGTCGATGGCGCCAGCGCCTTCGCGGCGTTCCGTCCAGAGGCCTTGCGTCTTGCGGATGCAGCCGACAGCGGCAACCGCTTTTCCGGCACCATCGCGGATCTTGCCTTTGCCGGCTCGTCCACCGTTGCCACCATTTCGGCCGGTACGGACACTGCCGCGCAACGCCTGCGGCTGCGCATGCCGAGCCGGATCGACGGCAGCGCGCTCAAATCAGGCGAGACGGTCGCGCTCTCCTTTGCGCCGCATGAAGGCCATCTGGTGTTGGTATGA
- a CDS encoding ABC transporter permease, protein MSKTGSTFSAERRLSRLVTVLAFALPVIFVLVPLAIFLVYSFFSVDQGTIVYAPTLGNYVRFFTDPIFLPVFWNTIVLCVSVAIICILLAYPAAYFLTTLKGRWRYALLMLLLVPLLMSYVIKIYAIRSILGLNGFLNKALVALGILDQPSTLFVFNMNAILLTLSLLLIPFAILPIFLSLERIPQTLLRASDDLGASGLQTFLRITLPLSLPGVASAASFVFVLAIGDFLTPQMVGGISGFTFGRILYSQFGTAYNWPFGAALSVALAIVVICAILIGERFGRSRGTSI, encoded by the coding sequence ATGAGCAAGACCGGCTCGACATTTTCAGCGGAACGGCGATTGTCGCGGCTGGTGACGGTGCTGGCTTTCGCGCTGCCGGTGATCTTCGTCCTGGTGCCGCTGGCGATCTTCCTGGTCTACAGTTTCTTCAGCGTCGACCAGGGCACGATCGTCTACGCGCCGACGCTCGGCAACTATGTCAGGTTCTTCACCGACCCGATCTTCCTGCCGGTGTTCTGGAACACCATCGTGCTGTGTGTGTCGGTCGCCATCATCTGCATCCTGCTCGCCTATCCCGCCGCCTATTTCCTGACGACGCTGAAAGGGCGGTGGCGCTATGCCTTGCTGATGCTGCTCCTGGTGCCGCTGCTGATGAGCTACGTCATCAAGATCTATGCAATCCGCAGCATCCTCGGCCTCAACGGCTTCCTCAACAAGGCGCTGGTAGCGCTCGGCATCCTGGATCAGCCGTCGACGCTTTTCGTGTTCAACATGAACGCCATCCTGTTGACGTTGAGCCTGCTTTTGATCCCCTTCGCCATCCTGCCGATCTTCCTGTCGCTGGAGCGCATCCCCCAGACCTTGCTGCGCGCTTCGGATGACCTTGGCGCCAGCGGCTTGCAGACCTTCCTGCGCATCACCTTGCCGCTCAGCCTGCCCGGCGTCGCCTCGGCGGCGAGCTTCGTCTTCGTGCTGGCGATCGGCGACTTCCTGACGCCGCAGATGGTCGGCGGCATCAGCGGCTTCACCTTCGGCCGCATCCTCTACAGCCAGTTCGGCACGGCCTACAACTGGCCGTTCGGCGCAGCACTGTCGGTGGCGCTGGCGATCGTGGTGATCTGCGCCATCCTCATCGGTGAACGGTTCGGGCGCAGCCGGGGGACGTCGATATGA
- a CDS encoding ABC transporter permease: protein MNALPRPSTIFLAAITTLVAVLLYSPLFVPIVSSFFTISHGNVDWSSPTLSTYVALAENHDILAALRTTLIVGVCTVILSVVSGTLLALYYHGRRSGRSVLQFIIFLPFLMPPIISGLALLIFFREIGLERSLLTVVIGHTVFVLAIVYRTVLMRLQSMSRMLVEASYDLGATGWQTFWRIILPNLSSAMVGGAILAFALSFDETMITILVTGTQSTLPVRLWAMMRLGFSPDINALVALILMFTVLLCVLAARFLIPRQMATEQT, encoded by the coding sequence ATGAACGCCCTGCCCCGGCCCTCCACCATCTTCCTGGCAGCGATCACCACGCTGGTCGCGGTGCTGCTCTACAGCCCGCTGTTCGTGCCGATCGTGTCGTCGTTCTTCACCATTTCGCATGGCAATGTCGACTGGTCGTCACCCACCCTTTCGACCTATGTCGCGCTGGCCGAAAACCACGATATCCTGGCCGCCTTGCGCACGACGCTGATCGTCGGCGTCTGCACCGTCATCCTGTCGGTGGTCAGCGGAACGCTGCTGGCGCTCTACTATCACGGCCGCCGCTCCGGACGCTCAGTGTTGCAGTTCATCATCTTCCTGCCGTTCCTGATGCCGCCGATCATCAGCGGCCTGGCGCTGCTGATCTTCTTCCGCGAGATCGGTCTCGAGCGCTCGCTGCTGACGGTCGTCATCGGCCATACCGTTTTCGTGCTGGCGATCGTCTACCGCACGGTGCTGATGCGGTTGCAGTCGATGAGCCGCATGCTGGTCGAAGCCTCCTACGATCTCGGCGCGACGGGCTGGCAGACCTTCTGGCGCATCATCCTGCCGAACCTGTCGAGCGCCATGGTCGGCGGCGCCATCCTGGCCTTCGCGCTGTCGTTCGACGAAACGATGATTACCATCCTGGTCACCGGCACGCAGAGCACGCTGCCGGTCCGCTTGTGGGCAATGATGCGGCTTGGCTTCTCGCCCGACATCAATGCGCTGGTGGCACTGATCCTGATGTTCACCGTGCTGCTCTGCGTGCTCGCGGCCCGTTTCCTGATCCCGAGGCAAATGGCGACGGAACAGACCTGA
- a CDS encoding FAD-binding oxidoreductase — MSPETQRLLSALGDRLGAGGVLAGSDVDQRYRDDPDGKLGALPEVVLRPRDTVGVAAALAGCNALGQPVVVQGGRTGLAGGTRVQPGEIVLSLERMTGLAAPDSQAASIVAEAGATLQAVQEAADGAGLMFGVDIGARGSATVGGNIATNAGGIRVLRYGMYRAQVLGLEAVLADGSVLTSLKGLPKDNSGYDLGQLFIGAEGTLGVVTRAALRLHPKPASEVNAFCALASLDAAIALLGLLRQKLGPLLSAYEVNFAPLYDVMAASMAMPSPLPAGSPVYVLAEIQGSEPERDSERFAEVLMQAVEDGVVDDVVVSQSPREFRALWDVREDANRVLFSMKGLIGVDISIPLARMGAFLQEAETAIRAFDPDADIYVFGHLGDGNLHYQVRTVDPAAAYGIVYSGVAVAGGGVSAEHGIGLDKKQWLHLVRSDAEIAAMRRLKTALDPKNILNPGRVFDLDPRAFAR; from the coding sequence ATGTCGCCTGAAACGCAACGACTTCTGTCCGCTCTTGGCGATCGGCTGGGCGCGGGCGGCGTGCTTGCCGGCTCCGATGTCGACCAGCGCTATCGCGACGATCCCGACGGCAAGCTTGGCGCGCTCCCCGAAGTGGTGCTGCGTCCGCGCGATACCGTCGGTGTCGCGGCAGCCCTCGCCGGGTGCAACGCTCTCGGCCAGCCGGTCGTCGTCCAGGGCGGGCGCACCGGACTGGCCGGCGGCACACGCGTCCAGCCGGGCGAGATCGTGCTGTCGCTGGAGCGCATGACCGGCCTTGCCGCGCCGGATAGTCAAGCTGCCAGCATCGTCGCCGAAGCCGGCGCAACGCTGCAGGCGGTGCAGGAGGCAGCCGATGGCGCCGGACTGATGTTCGGCGTCGATATCGGCGCGCGCGGTTCGGCCACGGTCGGCGGCAACATCGCCACCAATGCCGGCGGCATCCGCGTGCTGCGCTACGGCATGTACCGGGCGCAGGTGCTGGGGCTGGAGGCGGTGCTTGCCGACGGCAGCGTGCTGACCTCGCTGAAAGGCCTGCCCAAGGACAATTCCGGCTACGACCTCGGCCAGCTCTTCATCGGTGCGGAAGGGACGCTCGGCGTCGTCACCCGCGCCGCGCTCAGGCTGCATCCAAAGCCGGCATCCGAGGTGAATGCTTTCTGCGCGCTCGCTTCGCTCGACGCGGCGATCGCCTTGCTCGGGCTGTTACGGCAAAAGCTCGGCCCGCTATTGTCCGCCTACGAGGTCAACTTCGCGCCGCTCTATGACGTCATGGCTGCCAGTATGGCCATGCCATCGCCGTTGCCGGCTGGCTCGCCCGTCTATGTGCTGGCCGAAATCCAGGGCAGCGAGCCTGAGCGCGACAGCGAGCGCTTCGCCGAAGTTCTGATGCAGGCGGTCGAGGACGGCGTGGTCGACGATGTCGTCGTCTCGCAATCGCCGCGTGAATTCCGGGCGCTCTGGGATGTGCGGGAAGACGCCAATCGCGTCCTGTTTTCGATGAAAGGCCTGATCGGCGTCGACATCAGCATCCCGCTGGCACGGATGGGGGCGTTCCTGCAAGAAGCGGAGACCGCGATCCGCGCCTTTGACCCCGACGCCGACATCTATGTCTTCGGCCATCTCGGCGATGGCAATCTGCACTACCAGGTGCGCACTGTCGATCCGGCGGCGGCTTACGGCATCGTCTATAGCGGCGTGGCGGTGGCGGGCGGCGGCGTTTCGGCCGAGCATGGCATCGGTCTCGACAAGAAGCAGTGGTTGCATCTGGTTCGCAGCGACGCCGAGATCGCCGCGATGCGGCGGCTGAAGACGGCGCTCGATCCGAAAAATATCCTCAATCCGGGGCGTGTCTTCGATCTCGATCCAAGGGCCTTCGCACGATGA
- a CDS encoding ABC transporter substrate-binding protein, with the protein MTKTILQLTTALALVTMAGAAQAADCKITVGLVMELTGPAGEYGQAGAKSVEMAFRDINAAGGVRGCDLATDTRDSQSQGNIAVDAATQLVQVKKVPVIIGGIISSVSIPILTSVTAPAKIVQVSPASSSPTLTALGRDGKTNGIFFRTITSDALQGVAAAKYAIDKGFKKLSIIHVNNDFGVNMVAEFSRAYKALGGTIVSDTPYNEKQSSYASEVTAAMAGEPDGLYLVSTPVDGATVARTWISQGGVQKFLLNDGMNSPDFIESVGADYLKEAYGTSSGTSPTASTDYFMKNYKEFSGIEPSNPAADRSYDAGAIVGLAIAIAGSEDPAKIKDAMYKAVDPAGTPIFAGKDEFAKALGLIKDGKPIRYEGVIGPVAFDKYGDITGPFRLWKIVDGKVTTDGEMTTDDVNALQAKLQ; encoded by the coding sequence ATGACAAAGACGATACTCCAACTCACCACGGCACTTGCCCTCGTGACGATGGCCGGTGCGGCGCAGGCCGCCGATTGCAAGATCACCGTCGGCCTCGTCATGGAACTGACCGGCCCGGCCGGCGAATACGGCCAGGCCGGCGCCAAGTCGGTCGAGATGGCCTTCCGCGACATCAACGCCGCCGGCGGCGTGCGCGGCTGTGATCTCGCCACCGACACGCGCGACAGCCAGAGCCAGGGCAACATTGCGGTCGATGCCGCGACCCAGCTGGTTCAGGTCAAGAAAGTGCCGGTCATCATCGGCGGCATCATCTCCTCGGTGTCGATCCCGATCCTGACCTCGGTCACCGCCCCGGCCAAGATCGTCCAGGTCTCGCCGGCGTCGTCGTCGCCGACGCTGACCGCGCTTGGCCGCGACGGCAAGACCAACGGCATCTTCTTCCGCACCATCACCTCCGATGCACTGCAGGGCGTCGCCGCCGCCAAATACGCCATCGACAAGGGCTTCAAGAAGCTGTCGATCATTCACGTCAACAACGACTTCGGCGTCAACATGGTGGCCGAATTCTCGCGCGCCTACAAAGCGCTTGGCGGCACCATCGTCTCCGACACCCCCTACAACGAGAAGCAGTCGAGCTATGCCTCCGAAGTGACGGCGGCGATGGCCGGCGAGCCGGACGGGCTCTATCTGGTCAGCACGCCGGTCGACGGCGCAACCGTTGCCCGCACCTGGATTTCGCAAGGCGGCGTGCAGAAATTCCTGCTCAATGACGGTATGAACAGCCCGGACTTCATCGAATCCGTCGGCGCCGACTATCTGAAGGAAGCCTATGGCACCTCGTCCGGTACCAGCCCGACGGCTTCCACCGACTACTTCATGAAGAACTACAAGGAGTTCTCCGGCATCGAGCCATCGAACCCGGCAGCCGACCGTTCCTACGACGCCGGCGCCATCGTTGGGCTGGCCATCGCTATTGCCGGCTCCGAGGATCCGGCCAAGATCAAGGATGCTATGTACAAGGCCGTCGATCCGGCCGGCACGCCGATCTTCGCCGGCAAGGATGAATTCGCCAAGGCGCTCGGCCTGATCAAGGACGGCAAGCCGATCCGCTACGAAGGCGTCATCGGCCCGGTCGCTTTCGACAAATATGGCGACATCACCGGCCCGTTCCGGCTGTGGAAGATCGTCGACGGCAAGGTGACCACCGACGGTGAAATGACCACCGACGACGTCAACGCGCTGCAAGCCAAGCTTCAGTAA
- a CDS encoding aldo/keto reductase, with protein sequence MTAKTFELGPGYTISRIIRGGWQLAGGHGAIDRSQAVSDLIATFDAGIWTYDCADIYTGVEELIGAARLRLASERGLDVAARMKVHTKLVPDLERLAGISRDYIRGIVDQSLRRLKTERLDLVQFHWWDYDQPRYVEAMGWLNELRLEGKVRNLGTTNFDTPRLAEILAAGIPLVSQQLQYSVLDQRPGNSLAALAANNGVSFLCYGSVAGGFLSDKWLGVAEPVTPLENRSLVKYKLIIDDFGGWDLFQQLLGALKAVGDRHGVDIATIASAWVLEQPRVAAVIVGARNQAHALANAKIMDVALDADDRAKIAAVISQSQGPLGDVYTLERDRHGRHGSIMHYNLNAGRT encoded by the coding sequence ATGACCGCCAAGACCTTCGAACTCGGGCCTGGCTATACGATCTCGCGCATCATCCGCGGCGGCTGGCAGCTGGCCGGCGGGCATGGCGCCATCGACCGCAGCCAAGCGGTGAGCGATCTGATCGCCACCTTCGATGCCGGCATCTGGACCTATGATTGCGCCGACATCTACACCGGTGTCGAGGAGTTGATCGGCGCCGCGCGCCTGCGGCTGGCCAGCGAGCGAGGCCTCGATGTCGCCGCCAGGATGAAGGTGCACACCAAGCTGGTGCCCGACCTCGAACGGCTCGCCGGCATCAGCCGCGATTACATCAGGGGCATCGTCGACCAGTCGCTGCGGCGGCTGAAGACCGAACGGCTCGATCTCGTGCAGTTCCATTGGTGGGACTATGATCAGCCTCGCTATGTCGAGGCGATGGGTTGGCTCAACGAACTTCGGTTGGAAGGCAAGGTGCGCAATCTCGGTACCACCAATTTCGACACGCCGCGGCTCGCCGAAATCCTCGCCGCCGGCATCCCACTGGTCAGCCAACAGCTGCAATACTCCGTGCTCGATCAGCGGCCGGGCAACAGCCTCGCCGCGCTCGCCGCGAATAACGGCGTCAGCTTCCTCTGCTATGGTTCCGTCGCCGGCGGCTTCCTCAGCGACAAATGGCTCGGTGTGGCCGAGCCCGTCACGCCGCTCGAAAACCGCTCGCTGGTCAAATACAAGCTGATCATCGACGATTTTGGCGGTTGGGATCTGTTCCAGCAGCTGCTCGGGGCATTGAAGGCGGTCGGCGACCGCCACGGTGTCGACATCGCCACCATCGCCAGTGCCTGGGTTCTGGAACAGCCGCGAGTGGCAGCCGTCATCGTCGGTGCCCGCAACCAGGCTCATGCGCTGGCCAATGCGAAGATCATGGACGTTGCGCTCGACGCCGACGACCGGGCGAAGATCGCCGCCGTGATTTCGCAAAGCCAAGGTCCCCTCGGTGATGTCTACACGCTGGAGCGAGACCGCCATGGCCGCCACGGTTCGATTATGCATTACAATCTGAATGCAGGCCGCACATGA
- a CDS encoding TIGR04076 family protein has translation MADDSFELFDLRVEAVVPEGKPIYCGAKPGDYFELKGEMLSMPAGQSFSIYSLASVLPFLAAKQRPTDRNDWMTSDAEIACPDPNCASRLRIVRLAKRRFSHAETTAVPLPKENDQT, from the coding sequence ATGGCTGACGACAGTTTCGAACTCTTCGATCTTCGCGTCGAGGCGGTCGTTCCCGAAGGCAAGCCGATCTATTGCGGCGCCAAACCCGGTGACTATTTCGAGCTCAAGGGCGAGATGTTGTCGATGCCGGCAGGGCAGAGTTTTTCGATCTATTCGCTTGCCTCCGTATTGCCGTTTCTCGCGGCAAAGCAGCGCCCGACCGACCGCAATGACTGGATGACCTCGGACGCCGAGATCGCCTGTCCCGATCCCAACTGCGCCAGCCGGCTGCGGATCGTCAGGCTGGCCAAGCGGCGGTTCAGCCACGCCGAAACCACTGCCGTGCCGCTGCCGAAGGAGAACGACCAGACATGA
- a CDS encoding DUF3830 family protein — MTKPAISITEPRSKLSVTALLLPEKAPENAAFLQAYLTTPRVVPGIHAMWTGPEISCPVPSADLDGQSYARPLPAENATLTPQPGDIVLSYVPPRMWGGNPNAIFDIGLYYGQGARLLFPIGWLAGSVVAQVRADQRDQFAAACGIIRRNGACDITFSLVEA, encoded by the coding sequence ATGACGAAGCCAGCCATCAGCATCACCGAGCCGCGCTCGAAGCTTTCCGTGACGGCGTTGCTGCTGCCCGAAAAGGCACCGGAAAACGCCGCCTTTCTCCAGGCGTATCTCACAACGCCACGTGTCGTTCCCGGCATCCATGCCATGTGGACGGGACCTGAGATTTCCTGCCCGGTTCCGTCTGCCGATCTCGATGGCCAGTCCTATGCCCGGCCTCTACCGGCGGAGAACGCGACGCTGACGCCGCAGCCGGGAGATATCGTGCTGTCCTACGTGCCGCCGCGCATGTGGGGCGGCAATCCCAATGCCATCTTCGACATAGGCTTGTACTACGGGCAAGGGGCGCGGCTTTTGTTCCCGATCGGCTGGCTGGCCGGCAGTGTGGTGGCGCAGGTGCGCGCCGATCAGCGCGACCAGTTCGCCGCTGCCTGCGGCATCATCCGCCGCAACGGCGCCTGCGACATCACCTTCAGCCTGGTGGAGGCCTGA
- a CDS encoding GntR family transcriptional regulator — protein MQKAAIEKNNETIAAQLTPVGRETVQDRVYSELRRALIGGLFEPNQVLTIRGLADALVTSTMPVREALGRLITEKALEALPNRSVRVPPITLERIDDLLRARSLIEGEAIALAATRMSPRQIASIEAMLGEWDEMRALKHKKDIDREATLNQSFHFEIYRCCGSAVLIPMIESLWLQSGPCIRVAIYAFSDAGEVDTAHYHRSIVAALAKQDAQAAREALVADISRPFAFLRDKLQSAATKDPT, from the coding sequence ATGCAGAAGGCTGCCATCGAAAAGAACAACGAGACGATCGCAGCCCAGCTTACGCCGGTCGGTCGCGAAACCGTACAGGATCGCGTCTATTCCGAGCTGCGCCGGGCCCTGATCGGCGGCCTGTTCGAGCCGAACCAGGTGCTGACCATCCGTGGTCTCGCCGATGCGTTGGTTACCTCGACCATGCCGGTGCGCGAAGCGCTGGGCCGGCTGATCACGGAAAAGGCGCTGGAGGCGCTGCCCAACCGCTCGGTGCGCGTGCCGCCGATCACGCTGGAGCGTATCGACGACCTTCTGCGTGCCCGCTCACTTATCGAAGGCGAGGCGATAGCACTCGCCGCCACGCGCATGAGCCCGCGCCAGATCGCTTCGATCGAAGCTATGCTCGGCGAATGGGACGAGATGCGGGCACTGAAGCACAAGAAGGATATCGACCGCGAAGCGACGCTCAACCAGAGCTTCCATTTCGAGATCTACCGCTGCTGCGGCTCGGCCGTGCTGATCCCGATGATCGAAAGCCTGTGGCTGCAATCGGGGCCCTGCATACGTGTCGCCATCTACGCCTTTTCCGACGCCGGCGAGGTCGACACCGCGCATTACCACCGCAGCATCGTCGCGGCTCTTGCCAAACAGGATGCGCAGGCGGCGCGCGAGGCGCTGGTGGCCGATATCAGCCGGCCCTTTGCTTTCCTGCGCGACAAGCTTCAATCCGCCGCCACGAAAGACCCGACATGA